TGTTGGGTTTCTTGTTGAGGCCGAGCGAACGCTTCACCCCGTCCCACACCGCGCCCCAGAGCGAGAGGCCCTTGATGCGCTGAGCCGCCCAGTCGCTGCTCATCTCGTCGCAGGGCATGCCCCACACCTTCTCGGTATAGGTCTTGAAGAAGATCGAATAGAGCTTGTGGCCGAACTGGTTGACGGTCCAGTCCTCAAAGCTCTTCACGTTGCGGTTCGGAAATACCTGCGCCTTGGCAAAACTCGCCATGCACAGGGTAGACCGCCACAGACCCAGATTGCGCAGCGCCTCAAACGCGCGCAGCGGATAGCTGTAGAACTTGCCTTCGTAATAGATGCGGCTCATCCGCGGGCGCGAAATGAAGTCATCTGGCAGGATTTCGTTCCACAAGTCCACGACCGGCTTCGACTTCGAGAAGAAGCGGTGTCCACCGATGTCGAAGCGATAGCCGTCGACCTCTACCGTGCGGCTGATGCCGCCGACATAGCGTTCGTCTTTCTCGATAATCGCGACCGTTTTGCCCGCCTTGGTCAGCAGGTATCCGGCGGTCAGACCCGCTGGCCCCGCGCCGATGATGACGACGTCGACGCTGAGTTCGCCCGGCTTGGCCGCAGGTCCGGTGGTGATGGTGCCTTCGTGCACGCTTGGCCCCCTTGTGGAAAATGCCCCGGCCGGTTTGTCCGACCCAAGGCAATTCCTGACCGAAAATGGCTAAGAGGACGTTAACGCGGGCCTTTGTCGGCCATATTCCAATGCGCTGGCGGCCAAGCCTTGGAAATCCGCGCGCTCAGGCGGCAATTCCCGCCGACGGGGCACTACCGCCAACCCCTTCGCGCCAGACGCGCGACAGGTTCTGAAGATTGACCGCGACTTCGGCAATGTCCTCGAATCGGAAAGTCTCGACAAAGGCCAGCCCGTAACCGGGGTGCCGCCGCCAGCGGACCTTGGCATAGACCTCGCCCAGTGCGGGCACGTCGATGCGGACCTGCTGATCCATGGAGAACATGTGATCGCATTCGATCTGCGCGCCCTGATGCGACAAGTCGCGGATCAGCACCGGGATCATCCGGCCCAGTGACTTTACCGTTGCGGGCAGTTCGACGCCGATACGAATCGCGCGTTTGCGGAACGGGCCGTTCTCTCCGATCAGCGAGAGCAGGTCGTTATGTTCGACGAACGACAGGCCCGCGTGGCCGTCCTTAAGCCAGATCAGCGTAACCTCGAACCGGTCTCCGTCGCCGAATTCCAGCCAGAACGTCTTGCCGTCGTTTGGCGGGGTAACACCGAACAGCTTCACCCGCAGCGCATCGCCCGAAATATCGCGCAGCACACAGGGGTACTGCCCATCGGGAAAGACCAGCTTTGCTGTGCGGATCAGGGGGGTTCGTTCGATCCCTCGGCGGGTGGATGCGCCGAACATCGACGCGCTGTCGTACTGAGCAGGGGTTAGGTCGTTCACGCTGCGCGCACCTTTCTGACGTCGTTTGTTGGCAAGGGGCCGCACAAACGCCTACCAGACCCCATCTACGCTTGAGATTGCAACCAATGTATTAACATCGCGTGGGGCGCATGCCCTTGAGACTGCGTATTTTTCCCTAGAAATTGGCGAATTGGTTAACACCGGATTTGCAATGCCTGTCAGGGCGTTTTTCCGGCAGTTGCGATCGCGAGTTGGCACAGCAAAGGGAACTGGCTGGGCACCAGGCCCGTTGGTCGCGGGTATGCCGATAGTCTTTGCCATCGTTGCCATCCTGTTGGGTGCCTGGGTCGCCTTTCGCGACAGCGGCGGACGCCATCGCAAGCCGGTGTGGCAACGCGCTTCGGGCATGGCGGTGATGCTGGGAGGCTTGGTCGGATTCGTTTTCGAATTGATCTGATTAACGCGAAATACGGTCGCCCTGTATCAATTGAGGCAGCGTACGGCTTGTCTACATGATAAACATTGCGCTCCGTTCAAGACATCGAGTCGGGCCGATCCGGCTCTGCGTGGCCTTGCTCTGATCGGGGGTTCGCAACCTATGCATACCTATCAGCTGAGACTTTCCGACGACGACCGTGGCATTGCACGAACGATAGAGTTCGAGGCGGCAGACACCGCGGGCGCGCTCAATATCCTTGGCAATGTGGAACCGGGTCGCCGGGCAGAGCTTTGGGAGGCGGAAAATTACATCTGTTCGCTCAGCCGCGATGGCGACAGCGGCGGCCTTTGGAACATCAACACCTGAAATTATCGGCGCAATGGTGCGGGCGGCGGGACTCGAACCCGCACGAGCAAAGCTCAGGGGATTTTAAGTCCCCGGCGTCTACCATTCCGCCACGCCCGCACAGGCCGCAGCCCTTACGGTGCGGGGCGATCACTTGGCAATGTGCAATCGAATGGTTTGGCGAGTAGACCGCCAAAACGCGATCAGTCGGCGTTCAGCCGGTCACGCATGTCCTTGCCGGCCTTGAAATAGGGGACCTTCTTGCCCGGTACCTCTACCGTCTCGCCAGTGCGCGGGTTGCGGCCTGTGCGCGCGGAGCGTTCGCGGGTCGAAAAGGCGCCGAATCCGCGCAGTTCAACGCGGCCACCGCTGGCCAGTCGTTCGGTAATGGCTTCGAAGAAACAGGAAACCACGGCCTCGACCTCTTCGGGACGAAGCTCCGGGTTTTCTTCCGCCAATGCCTGAATCAATTCAGATCTAATCATTTCTACCCCGCCTGCCGTAGAGCGCGCGACCCAATGCGACAGTGGCCGCCGATCCCGACGGTCAAAGCCTCTATGACCCCGATGCACCACCCCCGATGGGCGCATAGGGTTCTCTAACACTGCCATCGGTGCACGCGGGGTGCAATAACTATTAAAAATGATACGCTTTTGGGACGAAGTTGCCGCCTTGGCGCCGTCAGTCGGCGCGGGCCATCAACTCGTCCATATCCAGGCCCAACAGGCGAATACGTTCTGCAATGGTCGGCCACTCTTCGGTCAGGAACTGATCCCGCTCCGACGCGAGCAAGCGCGAGCGTGCGCCTTCGACCACGGCGATGCCGATCCCCCGACGCACTTC
The sequence above is a segment of the Croceicoccus naphthovorans genome. Coding sequences within it:
- a CDS encoding PilZ domain-containing protein, which encodes MNDLTPAQYDSASMFGASTRRGIERTPLIRTAKLVFPDGQYPCVLRDISGDALRVKLFGVTPPNDGKTFWLEFGDGDRFEVTLIWLKDGHAGLSFVEHNDLLSLIGENGPFRKRAIRIGVELPATVKSLGRMIPVLIRDLSHQGAQIECDHMFSMDQQVRIDVPALGEVYAKVRWRRHPGYGLAFVETFRFEDIAEVAVNLQNLSRVWREGVGGSAPSAGIAA
- a CDS encoding integration host factor subunit beta is translated as MIRSELIQALAEENPELRPEEVEAVVSCFFEAITERLASGGRVELRGFGAFSTRERSARTGRNPRTGETVEVPGKKVPYFKAGKDMRDRLNAD